A single Amphiprion ocellaris isolate individual 3 ecotype Okinawa chromosome 1, ASM2253959v1, whole genome shotgun sequence DNA region contains:
- the si:ch211-260e23.9 gene encoding tumor protein p53-inducible nuclear protein 2, whose product MIGKILSHLLGNASEGFDAPDHTYDKLMEIEEGGWVIVNLTEDEAGSAPDVDPLENLLIEHPSMSVYQMRRRMSGAEEEEELVSDADEEDTSRPVAVRRHLSWRLAAWGTPLPCTVQLLALQRARTQAERKKLSRSALHRQNLAKMRFSLGERRYGHFKQPGQRLYNY is encoded by the exons ATGATTGGAAAGATCCTCTCTCATCTGCTTGGGAACGCCAGCGAGGGCTTTGATGCTCCAGACCACACTTATGATAAGCTAATGGAGATTGAGGAGGGGGGATGGGTCATTGTTAATCTCACAG AGGATGAAGCTGGATCTGCCCCTGATGTGGATCCTCTTGAGAACCTGCTGATTGAACATCCCAGCATGTCTGTCTACCAGATGAGACGCAGGATGAGcggagctgaggaggaggaggagctggtcTCTGATGCAGATGAAGAGGATACCTCTAG GCCAGTGGCGGTGAGACGGCACTTATCCTGGCGTCTCGCTGCCTGGGGGACCCCTCTGCCGTGCACCGTCCAGCTGCTGGCTCTCCAGAGGGCCAGGACCCAGGCTGAGAGGAAGAAGCTGAGCCGCAGCGCCCTCCATAGGCAGAACCTGGCCAAGATGCGATTCTCCCTGGGAGAGAGACGCTACGGCCACTTCAAGCAGCCCGGCCAGCGCCTGTACAACTACTGA